A section of the Candidatus Chlorohelix allophototropha genome encodes:
- a CDS encoding Cof-type HAD-IIB family hydrolase produces MSYKLVAIDLDGTLLDEQKKIRPRVKEAIQAAVRAGVVVTLATGRRHLGARAVADELGLEVPLILYCGSLVYDIHSGSALYHKPLPPSFIMEAIAIIRQSGYQPAILQSPLSGERIFLSQNYEDDQFMREYADSGQRQDLIERCSYDELAFVKDALTVVGIGPRAAMSRLLGSLNNGFKCSLFSYPLLSKNLADFHGFDFIQPGVGKGIALAALAEHYGIALSETLAIGDSPNDLDMLKAAGLGVAMGNAAAEVKALAGAIVSTNEEDGVAEALDRYILRK; encoded by the coding sequence ATGAGCTACAAGTTGGTCGCAATTGATCTCGATGGCACTTTGCTGGACGAACAAAAAAAGATAAGACCCCGTGTGAAAGAAGCAATACAAGCGGCAGTACGGGCAGGTGTGGTGGTAACACTGGCTACCGGAAGGCGGCATTTGGGAGCACGTGCAGTGGCTGATGAACTAGGGTTAGAAGTGCCACTGATTCTATATTGTGGTTCACTTGTTTATGATATTCACTCTGGCAGCGCGCTTTACCACAAACCGCTTCCACCCTCTTTTATAATGGAAGCAATTGCTATAATTCGCCAATCCGGGTATCAACCTGCCATTTTGCAAAGCCCTTTAAGTGGAGAGCGCATATTCCTCAGCCAAAACTACGAGGATGACCAATTTATGCGGGAATATGCTGACAGCGGTCAACGCCAAGATTTAATAGAGCGGTGTAGCTATGATGAACTGGCCTTTGTAAAGGATGCGCTTACGGTGGTAGGGATTGGACCGAGAGCGGCGATGTCCCGCTTGCTTGGCTCGCTGAATAATGGTTTCAAATGCAGCCTTTTCAGCTATCCCTTGCTGAGTAAGAACCTTGCGGATTTTCACGGTTTTGATTTCATCCAGCCGGGTGTAGGGAAAGGGATCGCGTTGGCAGCCTTGGCAGAGCATTATGGCATTGCGCTTTCGGAAACGCTTGCGATTGGAGATAGCCCTAACGATCTGGATATGCTAAAAGCAGCGGGACTTGGGGTAGCGATGGGTAATGCGGCAGCCGAAGTAAAAGCCTTGGCAGGCGCAATTGTCTCTACAAATGAAGAGGATGGCGTTGCGGAAGCACTGGATAGGTATATTCTGAGAAAATGA
- a CDS encoding ATP-binding protein, translating to MSQNNPDPEKPTPGGWRCTYCADNGIIKTPVAVLVGWSTQTLEELSWRTAPCPQQGCIIAVTELENWQTQHQCICQYGWLTVQIHNRTQYMPCPDCSEGIKISEMLARAKRELKYQLANLVVKSGGLVGELTKLRFENFKTGSYERIGALQEAQSACKKGTSLLITGAKGSGKTHLAAAYCNGASANRKEAVFLTMPGLMDSLNLAKEEKHPHELSEEQMVDILLNIDILVLEDLGTEPIDAWSFSRLFSLLNGRINRGTPTLVTTSFTIPELAERGYDERVIDRLKRYTQINLSKEDIA from the coding sequence ATGAGCCAAAACAACCCCGATCCAGAGAAGCCGACACCAGGAGGGTGGCGCTGTACCTACTGTGCCGATAACGGTATTATCAAAACGCCGGTCGCTGTCTTGGTGGGCTGGTCTACCCAAACACTGGAAGAGTTGTCCTGGAGGACCGCTCCTTGCCCGCAGCAAGGCTGTATAATTGCCGTTACCGAGTTGGAAAACTGGCAGACGCAGCACCAGTGCATTTGCCAGTATGGCTGGCTAACCGTGCAGATCCATAACCGGACGCAGTATATGCCTTGTCCCGATTGCTCGGAAGGGATTAAAATCTCTGAGATGCTCGCCCGAGCGAAGCGGGAGCTCAAGTACCAGTTGGCTAACCTAGTGGTGAAGTCCGGTGGACTGGTAGGGGAACTGACCAAGCTGCGCTTTGAGAATTTCAAAACCGGCTCCTATGAAAGGATAGGGGCTCTGCAGGAAGCGCAAAGCGCCTGTAAAAAGGGCACCTCCCTACTAATCACCGGCGCGAAAGGCAGCGGCAAGACCCATCTGGCGGCGGCATACTGTAACGGCGCGTCTGCAAACCGCAAAGAGGCGGTGTTCTTAACCATGCCGGGGCTAATGGATTCGCTGAACCTGGCAAAAGAGGAGAAGCATCCCCACGAGCTGAGCGAGGAGCAGATGGTGGATATTCTGTTGAATATCGATATTTTGGTGCTCGAGGATCTGGGCACCGAACCCATCGACGCATGGTCGTTCAGCCGATTATTTAGCCTATTGAACGGGAGAATTAACCGAGGGACCCCTACGTTAGTAACCACCAGTTTCACCATTCCAGAATTGGCAGAGCGCGGGTACGATGAGAGAGTGATCGACCGTCTGAAGCGTTATACTCAGATTAATCTTTCCAAGGAGGATATTGCCTGA
- a CDS encoding DNA methyltransferase codes for MELKAGIEAQMEIDLDKIRTDGGSQTRASLNEFAIGEYALALQNGDNFPPIVIFFDGSDYWLADGFHRYSAALSAGITSLPGDFRMGTRREAILYSVGANTTHGLMRTNADKRRAVETLLTDAEWQQWSNREIADKCHVTHTFVNNMRQELSGNGFQISTPRLATRNGTTYQINTANIGKMLNSPIADDPQERKEFLRLVPALQGRVAELLSSGAAPSVREARRALEREELEATPTPIMPATCMVEQRDNILHVTDGSVDLVLVDPPYNISGGGKLTKVGDTVIPADFDGNENWDTVPEYIFKQKLMEWTSEWARVLRPGGSLLVFTDRALVSQLWETMVRYSLAPKNIITWVKTNSAPNGLMRRNLISSTEFILWAVKPGARYTFNEVPGWDRRNVIQTNIISAQEKVDHPTQKPVSPLLTNLIQLTTHPGDLVLDNFAGSGSTGVAALSLGRQAHLIEQNAYYVKLARERIAGNRRQTV; via the coding sequence TTGGAGTTAAAAGCTGGAATCGAGGCGCAAATGGAAATCGACTTAGATAAAATCCGAACTGATGGCGGCTCTCAGACCAGAGCCTCTCTCAATGAGTTTGCAATCGGGGAGTACGCCCTGGCACTGCAAAACGGGGATAACTTTCCCCCCATTGTAATTTTCTTCGATGGCTCAGACTACTGGTTGGCCGATGGCTTCCACCGTTATAGCGCTGCCCTCAGCGCCGGGATAACTAGCCTGCCAGGAGACTTCCGAATGGGCACGCGCCGGGAGGCAATCCTCTATTCGGTTGGCGCCAATACTACCCATGGTCTCATGCGAACCAACGCCGACAAGCGCAGAGCCGTTGAAACCCTCCTAACCGATGCGGAATGGCAGCAGTGGAGTAACCGGGAAATTGCTGACAAATGTCATGTCACTCATACTTTTGTAAACAATATGCGCCAAGAGCTATCTGGAAACGGTTTCCAGATATCCACTCCTCGCCTAGCCACCCGCAACGGTACCACCTACCAGATAAATACTGCCAATATCGGCAAGATGCTCAATAGCCCGATAGCAGATGATCCGCAGGAGCGGAAGGAATTCTTGAGATTGGTGCCAGCTCTCCAAGGGCGGGTAGCCGAACTGCTCTCCAGCGGAGCAGCTCCCTCGGTGCGGGAAGCCCGCAGAGCATTGGAGCGGGAAGAGCTTGAAGCGACACCCACCCCCATTATGCCTGCTACTTGTATGGTAGAGCAGCGGGATAATATTCTCCATGTAACTGATGGCAGCGTGGACTTGGTGCTGGTTGACCCACCTTACAATATAAGCGGTGGAGGCAAGCTTACCAAAGTGGGCGATACCGTAATCCCGGCAGATTTCGATGGCAACGAGAATTGGGATACCGTTCCCGAATATATCTTCAAACAAAAGCTTATGGAATGGACTTCCGAATGGGCACGGGTACTCCGTCCCGGCGGTTCGCTGCTCGTTTTCACCGACCGGGCGCTGGTGTCGCAGCTCTGGGAAACAATGGTGCGCTATTCCCTGGCGCCCAAGAACATCATTACTTGGGTGAAAACCAACAGCGCTCCTAACGGACTGATGCGCCGCAACCTGATCAGCTCCACCGAATTCATCCTTTGGGCAGTAAAACCCGGGGCACGTTACACCTTCAACGAGGTGCCGGGCTGGGATCGGCGTAATGTGATTCAGACCAATATCATCTCGGCGCAGGAGAAGGTTGATCATCCCACCCAAAAGCCGGTTTCACCACTGTTAACCAACCTGATCCAGTTGACTACCCACCCCGGCGATCTGGTACTCGACAACTTTGCCGGCTCCGGCAGTACCGGAGTGGCAGCCCTCAGCTTGGGGAGACAGGCTCATTTGATTGAGCAAAACGCTTACTATGTGAAACTCGCACGTGAGAGGATAGCGGGAAATAGGCGGCAAACTGTTTGA
- a CDS encoding helix-turn-helix domain-containing protein, protein MTRRGQTHRTKGHTLHDRIRIGEFYIKGWSQARIAAELGVSQSTVSREIRRISTEWQQQYLGDYEVMVRKQLIEIDNVIAEAYAAWERSQQKHASQTRQVLESTGEAGSEANGRLQQFGTLKVTVSDEVGDVAFLELIRDMLAQKAKLLDLNSPEHHLIGMSTQVQYSSDVAFKILHDPEAGDLMRQLMEHVAGSDIVYPN, encoded by the coding sequence TTGACACGACGTGGACAAACGCACCGCACCAAAGGGCATACCCTGCATGATCGAATTAGAATTGGTGAGTTTTACATCAAGGGTTGGTCGCAAGCTCGCATTGCCGCTGAGTTGGGCGTGTCGCAATCCACCGTTTCCCGCGAGATTAGGCGCATCTCCACCGAGTGGCAGCAGCAATACCTTGGTGATTATGAGGTCATGGTCCGAAAGCAGTTGATCGAAATCGACAACGTAATCGCTGAAGCTTATGCAGCTTGGGAGCGGTCGCAGCAGAAGCACGCCAGCCAAACCCGGCAAGTGCTGGAGTCTACAGGCGAAGCGGGCAGTGAGGCTAACGGCAGGCTGCAACAGTTCGGGACGCTCAAGGTAACCGTTTCCGATGAGGTCGGGGACGTGGCTTTCCTAGAACTGATCCGGGATATGCTGGCACAGAAAGCTAAACTACTCGATTTAAATTCGCCAGAGCACCACTTGATCGGCATGAGCACGCAAGTGCAATATAGCAGCGATGTAGCTTTCAAGATTCTGCACGATCCAGAAGCGGGTGATCTGATGCGACAACTAATGGAGCACGTAGCAGGCAGTGATATTGTATATCCAAATTGA
- a CDS encoding DMT family transporter codes for MSQVLWQETGWSLNPVTKNDEGALKSLFWKLHAFNTALDPRFALFAKCEKCFEEHFEEVLQGQAAICFVTRDKKVASLPGLSWPLFTLTVRNKIMLQINGLLQNTKLTLQEFEWPKWSIDALLVFVTIIWGSTYLVVQNTVRLSGPFTFLTLRFSIAALAIGILFRNRIRNITRLDVIAGSLIGVFLFAGYALQTTGLQFTTTSKAGFITGLYVPLVPILVVIIMRQWPHIGGVIGVVLSAIGLTLLSINENFSLAFGVGELLVLASALAMALHIVTVGKFAPKADAINLTMVQIVVVAVLSLVMIFPSGEALAMPVTEVWWSALFMGIIASAFALAIMNWVQKSMSSTRATLFYALEPVWAGFFGYMTGESLTIPAFIGCGLILLGMVVSERKIRK; via the coding sequence TTGTCACAGGTTTTATGGCAGGAAACAGGCTGGAGTCTGAACCCAGTCACGAAAAACGATGAGGGGGCGCTAAAGTCTCTATTCTGGAAACTACATGCTTTTAATACCGCACTTGACCCGCGCTTTGCCCTTTTTGCCAAATGTGAAAAGTGTTTTGAAGAACATTTTGAAGAGGTTTTGCAAGGTCAAGCCGCTATATGTTTTGTAACTAGAGATAAAAAAGTGGCAAGCCTGCCGGGTTTATCTTGGCCGCTGTTCACACTGACAGTAAGGAATAAGATAATGTTGCAGATTAACGGATTATTACAGAATACTAAACTCACACTTCAGGAATTTGAATGGCCAAAGTGGAGTATTGACGCATTATTGGTGTTTGTTACCATTATCTGGGGCAGCACTTATTTAGTGGTTCAAAATACAGTAAGGTTAAGCGGGCCATTTACCTTCCTTACCCTCCGGTTTAGTATTGCAGCATTGGCAATCGGAATTTTGTTCCGTAACCGTATCCGCAATATTACCCGCCTAGATGTTATTGCCGGAAGCTTAATTGGAGTGTTCCTCTTTGCTGGATATGCCTTGCAAACTACCGGGCTGCAATTTACTACCACCAGCAAGGCGGGATTTATTACCGGGCTGTATGTGCCGCTGGTGCCGATACTGGTAGTAATTATTATGCGTCAATGGCCGCATATTGGAGGAGTTATCGGGGTAGTGCTTTCCGCCATCGGGCTAACTTTGCTCTCTATCAACGAAAACTTTAGCCTTGCTTTTGGAGTGGGGGAGTTGCTGGTGCTGGCAAGTGCGCTGGCGATGGCTTTGCATATTGTAACTGTGGGTAAATTCGCCCCTAAAGCGGACGCAATTAACCTTACTATGGTACAAATTGTGGTTGTGGCGGTACTCAGTCTCGTTATGATATTTCCTTCCGGGGAGGCACTGGCAATGCCTGTGACGGAAGTATGGTGGTCGGCCCTGTTTATGGGCATAATAGCCAGTGCCTTTGCTCTGGCAATAATGAACTGGGTACAGAAATCAATGTCCAGCACCCGTGCCACGTTATTTTATGCACTGGAGCCGGTCTGGGCTGGGTTCTTCGGATATATGACGGGCGAAAGTCTGACGATACCAGCTTTTATCGGTTGTGGGCTGATATTGTTGGGGATGGTTGTCTCGGAGAGAAAAATCCGCAAGTAG
- a CDS encoding LuxR C-terminal-related transcriptional regulator has protein sequence MLRLVATGLSNPEIAEKMVISHCT, from the coding sequence GTGTTAAGGCTAGTAGCTACCGGACTATCCAACCCCGAAATTGCGGAAAAAATGGTAATCAGCCACTGCACGTAG
- a CDS encoding IS4 family transposase, which yields MEKLKQIAGNLQALFNETAQHLAVETGFRQRRSKLDGATFAKALIGGWLSNPEASRSELAQIAKVSKQALDQSFTSQAASYLQALLGWCVEKMLGQEPASLSLLQRFKGVYVLDSSTISLPPTLSAHWQGCGKEGSQSEAGLKLHVGLELLSGALLGPELSPARLHDRQGPHQKLSLPAGALRITDLGYFKLGRLKELEAQAVLYLTKAQTGLQVYGAHQQPLALSKWLGQQSQKLIDRVVEVGVKERLRCRLVAWQVPSGVVQTRQQAFKELARKQQRPVSAERQALSYWSVYLTNLSQEQASPAEVAVLYRLRWQIELLFKLWKSGGGLERWHSHKPWAILCEIYAKLIGQIIQHWLVLAGVWQEAERSLIKASRIVRAHARSLLFRIDNPPHLLQELIYICASMQKGCRLDRKKSKPSSFQLLNSPPILLPQLLN from the coding sequence ATGGAAAAGCTTAAACAAATAGCGGGGAATTTGCAAGCCCTATTTAATGAAACAGCGCAACATCTGGCAGTGGAGACGGGTTTTCGACAACGCCGTTCAAAACTGGATGGCGCCACATTCGCCAAAGCGCTAATCGGAGGCTGGCTGTCCAATCCTGAGGCAAGTCGGAGTGAACTGGCACAAATAGCCAAGGTTAGCAAACAAGCGCTTGACCAGAGTTTTACAAGCCAAGCGGCAAGTTATTTACAGGCTTTGTTAGGTTGGTGTGTAGAAAAAATGCTAGGGCAGGAACCAGCGAGTTTGAGCCTACTGCAACGCTTCAAAGGGGTGTATGTACTGGATAGTTCGACTATCAGTTTACCGCCAACCTTGAGCGCCCATTGGCAAGGGTGTGGGAAAGAGGGTAGTCAAAGTGAGGCTGGTCTGAAACTGCACGTGGGTTTGGAACTGCTAAGCGGGGCGCTACTGGGACCGGAATTAAGTCCAGCCCGTCTGCACGATCGGCAAGGACCGCATCAAAAGCTAAGTTTACCAGCGGGGGCGCTACGGATAACCGATTTAGGCTATTTCAAATTGGGACGATTGAAAGAATTAGAAGCGCAAGCGGTATTGTACCTAACCAAAGCTCAAACCGGACTACAAGTGTACGGGGCGCACCAACAACCCTTAGCTTTGAGTAAATGGTTGGGACAGCAGTCACAAAAGCTGATAGATAGGGTAGTAGAGGTGGGGGTAAAAGAACGTTTGCGCTGTCGGTTAGTGGCATGGCAAGTACCTTCTGGAGTAGTACAAACTCGTCAGCAGGCTTTCAAGGAGTTGGCACGCAAGCAGCAGCGTCCGGTCAGCGCCGAACGTCAAGCCTTAAGCTACTGGAGTGTGTATCTAACCAATCTATCGCAGGAGCAGGCTAGTCCCGCAGAAGTGGCAGTATTGTATCGGTTACGCTGGCAGATTGAACTTCTTTTCAAATTGTGGAAAAGTGGGGGTGGATTGGAACGCTGGCATAGCCACAAGCCTTGGGCGATATTATGCGAAATATATGCCAAACTGATTGGGCAAATTATTCAGCACTGGTTAGTGCTGGCAGGGGTATGGCAAGAAGCGGAACGCAGTCTCATCAAGGCTAGTCGTATTGTGCGAGCACACGCCCGCAGCTTACTGTTTCGTATTGATAATCCGCCCCACTTACTGCAAGAATTGATTTATATTTGTGCTAGTATGCAAAAAGGCTGTCGTTTGGATAGGAAAAAATCCAAACCCTCCAGTTTTCAGCTGCTTAATAGTCCTCCTATTTTGCTTCCGCAGCTCTTAAATTGA
- a CDS encoding DPP IV N-terminal domain-containing protein produces the protein MLTSQATPEIEQLSGKKARLSGYPAGGNKFDWLGLGLAVFLNGGLYLDGWVRNHTPTQDTFFTPWLGLLYVVYLIVALFFLAIAFRNHSVGYSWRRSLPKGYNLALPGVILFGWGILGEIFWYLAFGTNADTAPLLSPPRLVLAFSGLLVMSTPFRAVLSRVQVARPGWRELVPALLSGGLLLAVLIFYSGYSQPFIEKNPASTPTDQLWGVDLYLMNPDGSAKTRLTSSNSFYSWLPRISPDGKRIVFTSGENGKKTDQLYIMDLDGSNRVQLTNLPGSNAWPTWSPDGTTIAFNSGLEGSAEIYTIKPDGSELRRLTNNPGDDMGPVWSPDGQSILFYSQKDGDYKHLYLMRPDGSEQTRLTSDNWDDITGSFSPDGNQIIFSSYRDVTFQIYRMNRDGTNLVRLTNDSHDNWYPEWSPDGSSITFMSGKYQVRKIDIYRMKPDGSEPTNLTQNGVGVMSQIPCWSPDGSKIIYSTTFPLEYSQFLALYQTSDLGIGSLSVQAALLIGLLLFLLRRWVLTLGALTLVMTLSIVLVSVIQERYELVLVALVAGVITEALRWLLKPFESRKGKWRNYLFAFAVPFLFYGLYLQTLQFSRGISWASQLAVGVPIIAGLVGILMVLLGLFSSLSREHTPQPTTAYELQGRLLLLARFGWLALVALTIIVSLVGIPYYLQNYQVCNSSNCIAPETAKALENVGIPVQAYIAFSLIADNLISLLCLGTAFVIFWKLSRQWIGLVASYALIIGSSVTYIYPLIYSADHSIWLNRNKPNYSFDGWFYTGRFLEGFFVLTILLLFALFPNGRFVPRWIRWPLILFIAVRLYYYIYNDLLDWGEWVQWTISLTEWVCVLSVIVSQIYRYRRVSTPLERQQTKWLVFSGVAWWLVKYSSGLPGGGGFNINLSDTLYWPLSSLINYSFSFFLVTSFILALFRQRLWGIDLVINRTLVYGTLTLTVILLYLSLVLGLNTLFQQTIQGNLLISMLATVVIALLFQPLRHKLQRAVNRYMYGERDDPYGVLARLGQRLEGTLAPEQVLPTIVETVAQTLKLPYAAIELAYSSTSTLVLAETSGETSKPGEVAAAYGTPGPTSSLTRFPLSYQSETVGYLVLRARAGEKLGRSDQRLLKDLTHQVGIAVSAVKLTLDLKRLAQDLQQARELLVTTREEERRRLRRDLHDGLGPTLASLSFKMEAARNLLGPGNARVDALLSNISQQTQQTITEIRQLVYSLRPPALDELGLILAIKEQAAQQQLPTLRIGVEAPECLPELSAAVEVAAYRIVQEAITNVVRHAKATKCVIRIETRNQTLLIEVMDDGQGISPAHRSGVGLRAMYERASELGGSCTIQLGQDRGTVVQVKLHLPTLKVGAELVQEALN, from the coding sequence ATGCTAACCTCACAAGCTACTCCCGAAATTGAGCAGTTATCAGGGAAAAAGGCCCGCTTGTCTGGCTATCCAGCGGGGGGTAATAAGTTCGATTGGCTGGGGCTGGGGCTGGCGGTTTTCCTAAACGGCGGATTATATCTCGATGGCTGGGTACGTAATCATACCCCCACCCAGGATACTTTCTTCACCCCCTGGCTCGGACTGCTTTACGTGGTTTACCTCATAGTCGCGCTATTCTTTCTAGCGATAGCTTTCAGGAATCACTCGGTGGGTTACTCCTGGCGGCGAAGTTTGCCCAAGGGTTATAACCTGGCATTGCCGGGAGTAATATTGTTTGGGTGGGGTATTCTCGGGGAAATCTTCTGGTATCTTGCCTTTGGGACTAATGCCGACACTGCCCCTTTGCTCAGTCCCCCTCGGTTGGTGTTGGCTTTTAGTGGCTTGCTGGTTATGAGCACTCCCTTTCGCGCAGTGCTGTCCAGGGTTCAAGTAGCTCGACCGGGCTGGCGAGAATTGGTACCAGCCCTGCTTTCAGGTGGACTCCTGCTGGCGGTACTGATTTTCTATAGCGGGTATTCGCAGCCTTTCATAGAAAAGAATCCCGCCAGTACCCCGACTGACCAACTTTGGGGTGTTGATCTTTATTTGATGAATCCGGATGGCAGTGCTAAGACCCGTCTGACCAGCAGTAATTCTTTCTATAGCTGGTTGCCCCGCATTTCTCCCGATGGCAAACGAATAGTTTTTACGAGCGGGGAAAACGGTAAGAAAACTGACCAGTTATATATCATGGATCTGGATGGCTCAAACCGGGTACAACTTACCAATTTACCCGGTTCTAATGCCTGGCCTACATGGTCGCCAGACGGCACTACAATTGCGTTTAATTCTGGGTTAGAGGGCAGTGCGGAAATTTACACCATTAAACCTGATGGAAGTGAGTTGCGGCGCCTGACCAATAATCCCGGTGATGATATGGGGCCGGTCTGGTCGCCGGATGGTCAGTCTATACTTTTTTATTCACAAAAAGATGGCGACTACAAGCATCTTTATCTGATGCGACCAGATGGCAGCGAGCAAACCCGCTTAACCAGCGACAACTGGGATGATATAACTGGCTCTTTTTCACCAGATGGCAACCAGATTATATTTTCTTCATATAGGGATGTTACTTTCCAGATTTATCGGATGAACCGGGATGGTACTAATCTTGTCCGCCTCACCAACGACTCGCACGATAACTGGTATCCTGAGTGGTCGCCGGATGGTAGCAGTATCACCTTTATGTCTGGTAAATATCAGGTGAGAAAAATAGATATTTATCGGATGAAACCCGATGGCAGCGAACCTACTAACCTGACCCAAAATGGGGTGGGAGTGATGAGCCAGATCCCCTGCTGGTCGCCTGATGGCAGCAAAATTATCTACTCTACGACCTTTCCCCTGGAATATAGCCAGTTTCTGGCCTTATATCAAACCAGTGATTTAGGAATTGGCAGCCTTTCGGTTCAGGCCGCCCTTCTGATAGGTCTGCTTTTATTTCTGTTGCGGCGATGGGTTTTGACTCTGGGGGCATTGACTCTGGTTATGACTCTCAGCATTGTGTTGGTGAGTGTCATACAGGAACGCTACGAGTTGGTGTTAGTGGCATTAGTAGCGGGTGTAATCACCGAGGCTTTACGGTGGTTGCTCAAACCTTTCGAGAGTCGTAAGGGGAAGTGGCGCAACTACCTGTTTGCCTTCGCCGTTCCATTTCTTTTCTACGGGCTATACCTGCAAACCTTACAATTTAGCCGGGGAATAAGCTGGGCAAGCCAACTGGCAGTCGGTGTACCAATTATAGCCGGACTGGTGGGAATTCTTATGGTGTTGTTGGGGTTGTTTTCAAGCCTCAGCCGCGAACATACCCCACAGCCCACCACCGCATATGAGTTACAGGGACGGTTACTCCTGCTGGCGCGGTTTGGCTGGCTGGCACTGGTAGCTCTTACCATCATAGTAAGCTTAGTAGGTATTCCTTACTACCTTCAAAACTATCAGGTCTGTAACAGCTCGAATTGTATCGCGCCCGAAACCGCTAAAGCCCTTGAAAATGTGGGCATACCGGTACAGGCTTATATCGCTTTTAGTCTTATAGCTGACAATTTAATTTCCCTCCTCTGTCTGGGAACCGCTTTTGTTATATTCTGGAAGTTGTCCCGCCAGTGGATTGGGCTGGTTGCCAGTTATGCCCTGATAATTGGCTCTTCCGTAACTTATATTTACCCTCTAATTTACAGTGCTGACCACTCAATCTGGTTGAATCGCAATAAACCGAATTATAGCTTTGATGGCTGGTTTTATACTGGTCGCTTTCTCGAAGGTTTTTTTGTACTAACTATTCTCCTACTCTTTGCTCTTTTCCCTAATGGGCGGTTTGTCCCGCGTTGGATACGCTGGCCTCTAATACTATTTATTGCGGTGAGGTTGTATTACTACATATATAACGACCTCCTTGACTGGGGTGAATGGGTGCAGTGGACTATTAGTTTGACCGAGTGGGTTTGTGTCCTGAGCGTTATAGTCTCCCAGATTTACCGTTATCGTCGGGTTTCAACTCCCCTGGAACGACAACAAACGAAATGGCTCGTTTTCAGCGGCGTAGCCTGGTGGTTAGTCAAGTATAGTAGCGGCCTGCCAGGTGGTGGTGGCTTCAATATTAACCTGAGTGATACTCTTTACTGGCCGCTTAGTAGCCTGATAAATTATTCGTTTTCCTTTTTCCTGGTGACCTCATTCATACTGGCTCTTTTTCGCCAGCGTTTGTGGGGCATTGATCTGGTGATAAATCGCACCCTGGTCTATGGTACCCTTACCCTGACGGTGATACTCCTATATCTAAGCCTGGTGCTTGGCCTTAATACCCTCTTTCAGCAAACTATTCAGGGTAACTTGCTAATTTCCATGCTGGCGACGGTGGTAATTGCCCTGCTGTTTCAGCCCCTGCGCCATAAGTTACAACGAGCCGTTAACCGTTATATGTATGGGGAAAGAGATGATCCCTATGGAGTGCTAGCCCGTCTCGGTCAACGGTTGGAAGGTACTTTAGCCCCGGAACAGGTTCTCCCCACCATCGTGGAAACCGTTGCCCAAACTCTCAAACTTCCCTATGCCGCTATTGAACTGGCTTACTCTTCTACCAGCACTTTAGTCTTAGCAGAAACGTCAGGGGAGACCAGTAAGCCCGGTGAAGTGGCAGCAGCTTATGGCACACCGGGTCCGACCAGCAGCCTGACCCGCTTTCCCCTGAGTTACCAGTCCGAAACGGTGGGCTACCTGGTCTTAAGAGCCAGAGCTGGCGAAAAACTAGGGCGAAGTGACCAACGACTTTTGAAGGACTTGACCCATCAGGTGGGTATAGCGGTCTCAGCCGTAAAGTTAACCCTGGACTTGAAGCGTTTAGCCCAGGATTTACAACAGGCCAGGGAGCTTCTGGTAACGACCAGAGAAGAAGAGCGTCGCCGTTTGCGCCGGGATTTGCACGATGGTTTGGGTCCAACCCTCGCCAGCCTCTCTTTCAAAATGGAAGCGGCTCGAAACCTGCTGGGACCTGGGAACGCGCGGGTGGATGCCTTGTTAAGTAATATCTCCCAACAAACCCAGCAGACTATTACCGAGATAAGACAACTGGTTTATAGTCTAAGACCACCCGCCCTGGACGAACTGGGTTTAATCCTGGCGATCAAAGAGCAAGCCGCCCAGCAACAACTCCCAACCTTACGGATTGGAGTGGAAGCCCCCGAATGTCTGCCGGAGCTAAGTGCGGCGGTTGAGGTAGCAGCCTACCGTATAGTGCAGGAAGCAATCACCAATGTGGTACGGCATGCCAAAGCCACTAAGTGCGTCATCAGGATAGAAACCCGTAACCAGACGCTGCTTATCGAAGTAATGGACGACGGTCAGGGCATTTCGCCCGCCCATCGTTCAGGGGTGGGATTACGAGCAATGTATGAACGAGCCAGCGAACTAGGGGGAAGTTGCACTATCCAACTAGGCCAGGATAGAGGCACGGTTGTACAGGTAAAACTACACCTGCCCACCCTAAAAGTGGGAGCGGAATTGGTACAGGAAGCCTTAAACTAA